In Quadrisphaera sp. RL12-1S, a single genomic region encodes these proteins:
- a CDS encoding acyl-CoA/acyl-ACP dehydrogenase — MADLTPREQARVLAAELLAPRAGAVEAAGAVPRSHLDALAAAGLRAAEGEDALAVVEELAAGDLATAFVWIQQVGVARWLGAASAQDERWAAQLADLRAGRAHAGIALQAALRPGPAAVVARPVGDDDERGDGWVLDGAVPWVTGWGLLDAVLLTARDGEEVLFLLLDLGEVRRGGEVPGLRGELLPLAAVRASRTVELHLDGFRVGADRLVARGQHAALLAGDAAGLRPNGSLALGLVQRCVRAMAADERHAERGAALAEEVEAVRARLDAAGPEDLPAARAAAVDLAWRAAAALALVTGSSAVIAPSLAERTVREALFLLVFGSRPAIREALLDGLLPGSPPVALGGRPG, encoded by the coding sequence GTGGCTGACCTGACACCCCGGGAGCAGGCGCGCGTCCTCGCCGCGGAGCTGCTGGCCCCCAGGGCGGGCGCCGTCGAGGCCGCCGGCGCGGTGCCGCGCTCCCACCTCGACGCGCTCGCCGCGGCGGGCCTGCGCGCGGCCGAGGGCGAGGACGCGCTCGCCGTGGTCGAGGAGCTGGCCGCCGGAGACCTGGCCACGGCGTTCGTCTGGATCCAGCAGGTGGGCGTGGCGCGCTGGCTGGGTGCTGCAAGCGCTCAGGACGAGCGGTGGGCGGCGCAGCTGGCGGACCTGCGCGCCGGACGGGCGCACGCGGGCATCGCCCTGCAGGCCGCGCTCCGCCCGGGCCCGGCGGCCGTGGTGGCCCGCCCGGTCGGCGACGACGACGAGCGCGGCGACGGCTGGGTGCTGGACGGCGCGGTGCCCTGGGTGACCGGCTGGGGCCTGCTCGACGCGGTGCTCCTCACCGCGCGGGACGGGGAGGAGGTGCTCTTCCTGCTGCTGGACCTGGGCGAGGTGCGCCGTGGCGGCGAGGTGCCGGGGCTGCGGGGCGAGCTGCTCCCGCTGGCCGCCGTGCGGGCCAGCCGCACCGTGGAGCTGCACCTCGACGGCTTCCGCGTGGGCGCGGACCGGCTGGTGGCGCGCGGTCAGCACGCCGCCCTCCTCGCCGGCGACGCCGCCGGGCTGCGGCCCAACGGCTCCCTCGCCCTGGGACTCGTGCAGCGCTGCGTGCGGGCGATGGCCGCCGACGAGCGCCACGCCGAGCGGGGCGCAGCGCTCGCGGAGGAGGTGGAGGCCGTGCGGGCGCGGCTGGACGCCGCCGGGCCCGAGGACCTGCCGGCCGCGCGGGCAGCCGCCGTCGACCTGGCGTGGCGGGCTGCGGCAGCGCTGGCGCTGGTGACCGGCAGCAGCGCGGTCATCGCCCCCTCGCTGGCCGAGCGGACGGTGCGCGAGGCGCTGTTCCTGCTGGTCTTCGGCTCGCGCCCCGCGATCCGGGAGGCGCTGCTGGACGGGCTGCTGCCCGGCTCGCCGCCCGTTGCGCTGGGCGGTCGCCCGGGCTGA
- a CDS encoding o-succinylbenzoate synthase: MAHQTAEETVAAAAVPPLEELLAGAAVVALPLRVRFRGIEVREALLLRGPAGWGEFAPFTEYDDATSAAWLAAGVEAAWTGWPAPLRQRVAVNATVPAVPAERVRQVLDRFPGCTTAKVKVAERGQRLDDDIARVAAVREVLAERAPDGGRVRVDANGGWSPAQAAQALAALTAGPGQGPLEYAEQPCATVAELVLLREQLARGGVDVRIAADESIRRASDPLAVVRAGAADVAVLKVPPMGGVRAVLRLAEQLRAEGVQRSGRAVPVVLSSALDTAVGLAAGLAAAGALPLAAGEEQLASGLGTGALFAADVAEPRQPVGGALPVGPVQPDPELLLRHAAPPDRRAWWLDRLRRCHALL, translated from the coding sequence GTGGCCCACCAGACCGCTGAGGAGACCGTTGCGGCCGCGGCGGTGCCGCCGCTGGAGGAGCTGCTGGCGGGCGCGGCGGTGGTGGCGCTGCCGCTGCGGGTGCGGTTCCGCGGCATCGAGGTGCGCGAGGCCCTCCTGCTGCGCGGTCCCGCGGGGTGGGGGGAGTTCGCGCCCTTCACCGAGTACGACGACGCCACCTCCGCGGCCTGGCTGGCCGCCGGTGTCGAGGCTGCCTGGACCGGCTGGCCCGCGCCCCTGAGGCAGCGGGTGGCCGTCAACGCCACCGTCCCCGCCGTCCCCGCCGAGCGGGTGCGGCAGGTGCTGGACCGCTTCCCCGGGTGCACCACGGCCAAGGTGAAGGTCGCCGAGCGCGGGCAGCGCCTCGACGACGACATCGCGCGCGTCGCGGCCGTGCGCGAGGTGCTCGCCGAGCGGGCCCCGGACGGCGGCAGGGTGAGGGTCGACGCGAACGGCGGGTGGTCGCCCGCGCAGGCCGCGCAGGCGCTGGCGGCGCTCACCGCCGGACCCGGGCAGGGGCCGCTGGAGTACGCCGAGCAGCCGTGCGCCACCGTCGCCGAGCTGGTGCTGCTGCGCGAGCAGCTGGCGCGCGGCGGTGTGGACGTGCGGATCGCCGCGGACGAGAGCATCCGCCGGGCCAGCGACCCCCTCGCCGTCGTGCGCGCCGGAGCTGCCGACGTCGCGGTCCTCAAGGTCCCGCCGATGGGCGGCGTGCGCGCCGTGCTGCGGCTCGCCGAGCAGCTCCGCGCCGAGGGCGTGCAGCGCAGCGGGCGGGCGGTGCCGGTGGTGCTGTCGAGCGCCCTCGACACCGCCGTCGGGCTCGCCGCCGGGCTCGCCGCGGCGGGTGCGCTCCCGCTCGCGGCCGGGGAGGAGCAGCTGGCCAGCGGGCTGGGCACGGGGGCCCTGTTCGCCGCCGACGTCGCCGAGCCGCGGCAGCCGGTCGGTGGGGCGCTGCCCGTCGGCCCGGTCCAGCCCGACCCCGAGCTGCTGCTGCGGCACGCCGCGCCGCCGGACCGGCGCGCGTGGTGGCTCGACCGCCTGCGCCGCTGCCACGCCCTCCTGTGA
- a CDS encoding HAD hydrolase-like protein — MRAPGQVPQQVLYVGDDHAVDVLGARAAGLQAVLVDRVGSAPPGERSAVASLTQVLDLPAVRSALTGRR; from the coding sequence GTGCGAGCACCTGGGCAGGTGCCGCAGCAGGTGCTCTACGTCGGGGACGACCACGCGGTGGACGTGCTCGGTGCCCGCGCGGCGGGGCTGCAGGCCGTGCTGGTCGACAGGGTGGGGTCGGCGCCGCCGGGCGAGCGCAGCGCGGTGGCCTCGCTCACCCAGGTGCTGGACCTGCCCGCGGTGCGGTCAGCGCTGACCGGCCGGCGCTGA
- a CDS encoding 1,4-dihydroxy-2-naphthoyl-CoA synthase yields the protein MSALPEVSDTFDAEAWAVVPGFEGLTDTTYHRCVLPGAAGGTVRIAFDRPHVRNAFRPHTVDELYRALDHARRSPDVGCVLLTGNGPSPKDGGHSFCSGGDQRIRGRSGYQYAAGDAPDETSAGVDARRTAAEGGRLHVLEVQRLIRTMPKVVVAVVPGWAAGGGHSLHVVCDLTVASREHARFKQTDADVGSFDAGYGSAYLARMVGQKRAREIFFLGREYSAQDMAEMGAVNVVADHADLEREALRVAAEVCGKSPTAQRMLKFAFNLVDDGLMGQQVFAGEATRLAYMTDEAVEGRDSFLQRREPDWSPFPYYF from the coding sequence GTGAGCGCGCTGCCCGAGGTCTCGGACACCTTCGACGCCGAGGCCTGGGCGGTCGTGCCCGGCTTCGAGGGGCTGACGGACACCACCTACCACCGGTGCGTGCTGCCGGGCGCCGCCGGCGGCACGGTGCGGATCGCCTTCGACAGGCCCCACGTCCGCAACGCGTTCCGCCCGCACACGGTCGACGAGCTGTACCGCGCCCTCGACCACGCCCGCCGCTCCCCCGACGTCGGCTGCGTGCTGCTCACCGGCAACGGACCGTCCCCCAAGGACGGCGGGCACTCCTTCTGCTCCGGCGGCGACCAGCGCATCCGCGGCCGCTCCGGCTACCAGTACGCGGCCGGCGACGCGCCCGACGAGACCTCGGCGGGCGTCGACGCCCGCCGCACCGCGGCCGAGGGCGGGCGGCTGCACGTCCTCGAGGTGCAGCGCCTCATCCGGACGATGCCGAAGGTCGTCGTCGCCGTCGTGCCGGGATGGGCCGCCGGCGGGGGGCACAGCCTGCACGTGGTGTGCGACCTCACCGTCGCCAGCCGCGAGCACGCCCGGTTCAAGCAGACCGACGCCGACGTCGGCAGCTTCGACGCCGGGTACGGCTCCGCCTACCTGGCGCGCATGGTCGGTCAGAAGCGGGCGCGGGAGATCTTCTTCCTGGGCCGGGAGTACTCGGCGCAGGACATGGCCGAGATGGGTGCGGTGAACGTCGTGGCCGACCACGCCGACCTCGAGCGCGAGGCGCTGCGCGTGGCCGCCGAGGTGTGCGGCAAGAGCCCCACGGCGCAGCGGATGCTGAAGTTCGCGTTCAACCTCGTGGACGACGGGCTCATGGGCCAGCAGGTGTTCGCCGGGGAGGCGACGCGGCTGGCGTACATGACCGACGAGGCCGTGGAGGGGCGGGACTCGTTCTTGCAGCGCCGCGAGCCCGACTGGTCCCCGTTCCCCTACTACTTCTGA
- a CDS encoding tautomerase family protein: MAQFKVYGRDTFLPAVRQALSDVIHAAAVDVLQLPPTKRFHRFFPLTAEDFPTPEGRTERYVVIEVLMFEGRAVETKKAFYARLYRDVAALGVEPADLEVTVIETPRHDWAIRGLPGDELALPYRVDV, from the coding sequence ATGGCGCAGTTCAAGGTCTACGGCCGCGACACCTTCCTGCCCGCCGTGCGGCAGGCCCTGTCCGACGTGATCCACGCCGCCGCCGTCGACGTCCTCCAGCTGCCGCCCACCAAGCGCTTCCACCGGTTCTTCCCCCTGACCGCGGAGGACTTCCCCACCCCCGAGGGCCGCACCGAGCGCTACGTCGTCATCGAGGTGCTCATGTTCGAAGGGCGGGCGGTGGAGACCAAGAAGGCCTTCTACGCCCGCCTCTACCGCGACGTCGCCGCCCTCGGCGTCGAGCCCGCGGACCTCGAGGTCACCGTCATCGAGACCCCCCGCCACGACTGGGCCATCCGCGGCCTGCCCGGCGACGAGCTGGCGCTGCCCTACCGCGTCGACGTCTGA
- a CDS encoding DNA-binding protein, producing the protein MNLRLTEAESDALRARAEQEGRSMQEVARAAINAYVSDRPARLRAAIEKVRSEDAELLARLAR; encoded by the coding sequence ATGAACCTCCGCCTGACCGAGGCCGAGTCCGACGCGCTGCGCGCTCGAGCCGAACAGGAAGGACGCTCCATGCAGGAGGTGGCTCGGGCGGCCATCAACGCCTACGTGTCCGACCGCCCTGCGCGGCTGCGCGCTGCCATCGAGAAGGTGCGCTCGGAGGACGCGGAGCTCCTCGCGCGCCTGGCCAGGTGA
- the trhA gene encoding PAQR family membrane homeostasis protein TrhA, with the protein MSATTSALPVPDSLAGLPSQRLRHGGGACAGGAATLRPVKPLLRGWLHAGFVPVVLAAAVVLLPRAGTPAQTGAVLVYLTVSAVLFATSALYHRLRWSPRALLRVQRLDHGNIPLAVAACATPLLVVGLPGREGAPLLIALWTAAVLAAAARWLWPSCPRSLHTAGTVALGWAVVPSLPAVVAHGQPGAAALVVVGGVLFTAGGAVYATRWPEPSPRWFGHHEVFHALTVVAWPVHAAAVWLLCG; encoded by the coding sequence GTGAGCGCGACCACCTCCGCCCTCCCGGTCCCCGACTCGCTCGCGGGGCTGCCGAGCCAGCGCCTGCGGCACGGCGGAGGGGCCTGCGCGGGGGGCGCCGCGACCCTCCGCCCGGTCAAGCCCCTCCTGCGCGGGTGGCTGCACGCCGGGTTCGTGCCGGTGGTGCTGGCTGCCGCGGTGGTGCTCCTCCCGCGAGCCGGGACCCCCGCGCAGACCGGAGCGGTGCTGGTCTACCTCACCGTCAGCGCGGTGCTGTTCGCCACGAGCGCGCTGTACCACCGCCTCCGCTGGTCGCCCCGGGCGCTGCTGCGCGTGCAGCGCCTCGACCACGGCAACATCCCGCTCGCGGTGGCCGCCTGCGCCACCCCGCTGCTCGTGGTGGGGCTGCCCGGGCGCGAGGGCGCCCCGCTGCTGATCGCGCTGTGGACGGCCGCGGTGCTGGCGGCAGCCGCCCGCTGGCTCTGGCCGAGCTGCCCGCGCTCGCTGCACACGGCGGGCACGGTGGCCCTCGGGTGGGCGGTGGTGCCCTCGCTGCCGGCGGTGGTGGCCCACGGGCAGCCGGGCGCGGCCGCGCTCGTCGTCGTCGGCGGGGTGCTGTTCACGGCAGGTGGCGCCGTGTACGCGACGCGGTGGCCGGAGCCGTCGCCGCGGTGGTTCGGCCACCACGAGGTCTTCCACGCCCTCACGGTGGTGGCGTGGCCGGTGCACGCCGCAGCGGTCTGGCTGCTGTGCGGTTGA
- a CDS encoding SDR family NAD(P)-dependent oxidoreductase, with protein MSSAPSTTPGGALPRLEGRTVVVSGASSGIGAAAARRFAAAGATVVPLGRDPQRTRALAAELGVDPVLADFTRLDDVRRAAAEVLERCERIDVLANNAGGTFPQRVTTVDGHEKTFQVNHLATFLLTALLRERVEATPGARVITTSSRANSFGRVDLDDLDSTAGRYRSFKVYGTTKLENVLFTRELSRRLGGTATASCFHPGVVGTAFGADTPVVRVLYSPPLSRVFTITSEEGAAPLLALATRPDPETVDGAYLDRFAPGRPNRQADDVALARGLWERSAAMVGVPA; from the coding sequence GTGTCCAGCGCTCCCAGCACCACCCCCGGCGGGGCCCTGCCCCGCCTCGAGGGCCGCACCGTCGTCGTCTCCGGCGCCAGCTCCGGCATCGGCGCGGCCGCCGCCCGCAGGTTCGCCGCCGCCGGCGCCACCGTCGTGCCGCTGGGCCGCGACCCGCAGCGCACCCGTGCGCTGGCCGCCGAGCTGGGCGTGGACCCGGTCCTGGCCGACTTCACCCGCCTCGACGACGTGCGCCGCGCCGCCGCCGAGGTGCTCGAGCGCTGCGAGCGCATCGACGTCCTCGCCAACAACGCCGGCGGCACCTTCCCCCAGCGCGTGACCACGGTGGACGGCCACGAGAAGACCTTCCAGGTCAACCACCTGGCCACGTTCCTGCTCACCGCGCTGCTGCGCGAGCGCGTCGAGGCGACGCCGGGGGCGCGGGTCATCACCACGTCCAGCCGCGCCAACAGCTTCGGGCGGGTCGACCTCGACGACCTCGACAGCACTGCCGGCCGCTACCGCAGCTTCAAGGTCTACGGCACCACCAAGCTGGAGAACGTCCTCTTCACGCGCGAGCTGTCGCGGCGCCTGGGCGGCACCGCGACCGCCTCGTGCTTCCACCCCGGCGTGGTCGGCACCGCCTTCGGAGCGGACACCCCCGTGGTGCGGGTGCTCTACAGCCCCCCGCTGAGCCGCGTCTTCACCATCACCTCCGAGGAGGGGGCGGCGCCGCTGCTCGCCCTGGCCACCCGGCCCGACCCCGAGACCGTCGACGGCGCCTACCTCGACCGGTTCGCCCCCGGCCGACCGAACCGCCAGGCCGACGACGTGGCGCTGGCCCGCGGGCTGTGGGAGCGCTCCGCGGCCATGGTCGGCGTGCCCGCCTGA
- a CDS encoding type II toxin-antitoxin system death-on-curing family toxin, whose amino-acid sequence MEPLTTEDLLEIAAGVVEGVQVRDLGLLASAAARPQTTVFGRDAYPDLADKAAALLHSLARNHPLVDGNTRLAWSAARVLCLLNDADLVMPVDDAERVVLAAAAGELDAAALSEIVRRHLR is encoded by the coding sequence GTGGAGCCCCTCACCACAGAGGACCTCCTCGAGATCGCCGCCGGCGTCGTCGAGGGCGTGCAGGTCCGCGATCTCGGCCTGCTGGCATCGGCCGCCGCGCGGCCCCAGACGACGGTGTTCGGGCGGGACGCCTACCCCGACCTCGCCGACAAGGCCGCCGCTCTCCTGCACTCGCTAGCGCGCAACCACCCGCTCGTCGACGGCAACACGAGGCTCGCGTGGTCGGCGGCACGCGTCCTGTGCCTGCTGAACGACGCGGACCTCGTGATGCCGGTCGATGACGCCGAGCGGGTGGTCCTCGCGGCAGCCGCCGGCGAGCTGGACGCCGCTGCGCTGAGCGAGATCGTGCGACGCCACCTGCGCTGA
- a CDS encoding AbrB family transcriptional regulator translates to MAWLVVAAATAALAAGMARLGVPSATLFAALLAGLGVALSGWPRTRWRRGERLELPPRVAQGAQAVLGVLSGALLQPDTLAQLGASWAPVLAAVLATLLVSVLAGLLLGLRRDVDAATGSFAMVAGGASGLTAIAGELGADQRVVAVVQYLRVLLILLAMPVVAVLLGGGSGAAAPAASGGGSSGGLTASAAPWWLDLLFTAVVAVAGTWLARLAKLPAGPLLGPMVLAAAVSATGLAQGATVPGPVLQVAFALIGLQVGLSFTRSNLRTVGRVLPTALLLTVGVIAATAAVGVPLLHLAGASTLDAYLATTPGGLYAVVATSADSGGDTTLVLAVQVLRLLVMLLLAPLIGAALGRGGRRRRSHARR, encoded by the coding sequence GTGGCGTGGCTGGTGGTCGCGGCGGCGACCGCCGCGCTCGCGGCGGGGATGGCGCGCCTCGGCGTCCCCTCCGCGACGCTCTTCGCCGCTCTCCTCGCGGGCCTGGGGGTGGCGCTGTCCGGGTGGCCGCGCACCCGGTGGCGGCGCGGGGAGCGGCTGGAGCTGCCGCCGCGCGTCGCCCAGGGCGCGCAGGCGGTGCTGGGCGTGCTGTCGGGGGCGCTGCTGCAGCCCGACACCCTGGCGCAGCTGGGCGCCTCGTGGGCCCCGGTCCTGGCCGCGGTCCTCGCGACGCTGCTGGTGAGCGTGCTGGCTGGACTGCTGCTGGGGCTGCGGCGCGACGTCGACGCCGCCACCGGCTCCTTCGCCATGGTCGCCGGCGGCGCGTCCGGGCTGACCGCCATCGCCGGTGAGCTGGGCGCTGACCAGCGCGTGGTGGCCGTGGTGCAGTACCTGCGGGTGCTCCTCATCCTGCTGGCGATGCCGGTGGTGGCGGTGCTGCTGGGCGGCGGCTCCGGCGCGGCGGCGCCGGCGGCCTCGGGCGGCGGCTCGAGCGGGGGGCTCACGGCGAGCGCGGCGCCGTGGTGGCTGGACCTGCTGTTCACGGCGGTCGTCGCGGTGGCGGGGACCTGGCTGGCGCGCCTGGCGAAGCTGCCGGCCGGTCCGCTGCTCGGGCCCATGGTGCTGGCCGCCGCGGTCTCGGCGACCGGCCTGGCGCAGGGCGCGACGGTGCCCGGGCCGGTGCTGCAGGTGGCGTTCGCGCTCATCGGGCTGCAGGTGGGCCTGTCGTTCACGCGCTCGAACCTGCGGACCGTGGGGAGGGTGCTCCCGACGGCGCTGCTGCTCACCGTCGGCGTCATCGCCGCGACGGCTGCGGTCGGTGTCCCCCTGCTGCACCTGGCCGGGGCGTCCACGCTGGACGCCTACCTCGCCACCACTCCCGGTGGTCTCTACGCGGTGGTGGCGACCTCGGCGGACAGCGGCGGCGACACCACGCTGGTGCTGGCGGTCCAGGTGCTGCGGCTGCTCGTGATGCTGCTGCTGGCGCCGCTCATCGGTGCCGCCCTGGGCCGAGGAGGACGACGACGGCGGTCGCACGCGCGACGGTGA
- a CDS encoding MFS transporter, with product MVSTSAQSRQPGARRRRSGRVHPAWGVAAVAFVALVGAAGFRAAPGVLMVPLHDELGWSTSLMSLAVSVNLVLFGLTAPFAAALMERFGMRRVVACALLLIAAGAALSSRAQAAWQLLPTWGLLIGLGTGSMALVFAATVADRWFVRRRGLVIGVLTAGSATGQLSLLPVVAVTSDALGWRTALLVVAGAALAVVPLVLALLRDRPLDLGVLPYGAEPTVAQVAQAPAARGGAAGRALAALRTASRRPAFWGLAGAFAICGATTNGLVGVHFVPSAHDHGMATTTAAGLLAVVGIFDIAGTIASGYLTDRVDPRLLLLAYYAFRGMGLLVLPSLLGPSVHPSMLLFVVVYGLDWVATVPPTAVLCRELFGSAGTVVFGWVFASHQLGAAVAAGAAGVLREQTGTYTAAWLGGAALCAVAAVLSVSLRRVPRQEVPPPASP from the coding sequence GTGGTGAGCACCTCCGCCCAGAGCCGCCAGCCCGGCGCGCGCCGGAGGCGCAGCGGGCGCGTCCACCCCGCGTGGGGCGTGGCTGCCGTCGCCTTCGTGGCGCTGGTCGGGGCCGCGGGCTTCCGCGCCGCACCCGGCGTGCTCATGGTCCCGCTGCACGACGAGCTGGGCTGGTCCACCTCGCTGATGTCGCTGGCCGTCAGCGTCAACCTCGTGCTCTTCGGGCTCACCGCGCCCTTCGCGGCGGCGCTCATGGAGCGCTTCGGCATGCGCCGGGTCGTCGCGTGCGCGCTGCTGCTCATCGCCGCCGGCGCCGCCCTGTCCTCGCGAGCGCAGGCCGCCTGGCAGCTGCTGCCCACGTGGGGCCTGCTCATCGGGCTGGGCACCGGGTCGATGGCGCTGGTGTTCGCCGCCACCGTGGCCGACCGGTGGTTCGTGCGACGCCGGGGGCTGGTCATCGGCGTGCTCACCGCCGGCAGCGCCACCGGCCAGCTCTCCCTGCTGCCCGTCGTCGCCGTGACCTCCGACGCGCTGGGCTGGCGCACCGCCCTGCTCGTGGTGGCAGGCGCTGCGCTCGCCGTCGTCCCCCTGGTCCTGGCGCTCCTGCGCGACAGGCCGCTGGACCTCGGTGTGCTGCCCTACGGCGCCGAGCCGACCGTCGCGCAGGTGGCCCAGGCGCCCGCGGCCCGGGGAGGGGCGGCCGGACGCGCTCTCGCGGCCCTGCGCACGGCGAGCCGGCGCCCGGCCTTCTGGGGCCTGGCGGGGGCCTTCGCCATCTGCGGCGCCACCACCAACGGGCTGGTGGGCGTGCACTTCGTGCCGTCAGCGCACGACCACGGCATGGCGACCACCACCGCCGCCGGGCTCCTCGCCGTCGTCGGGATCTTCGACATCGCCGGGACCATCGCGTCGGGCTACCTCACCGACCGGGTGGACCCGCGGCTGCTCCTGCTCGCCTACTACGCCTTCCGCGGCATGGGGCTGCTCGTGCTGCCGTCCCTGCTCGGGCCGTCGGTGCACCCCAGCATGCTGCTGTTCGTCGTGGTGTACGGGCTCGACTGGGTGGCCACCGTGCCGCCGACGGCCGTCCTGTGCCGGGAGCTGTTCGGCTCCGCCGGCACGGTGGTCTTCGGGTGGGTGTTCGCGTCCCACCAGCTGGGTGCTGCCGTCGCCGCGGGCGCGGCAGGGGTGCTGCGCGAGCAGACCGGCACCTACACCGCGGCGTGGCTGGGCGGCGCGGCCCTGTGCGCGGTCGCCGCCGTCCTGTCCGTGTCCCTGCGGCGCGTCCCGCGCCAGGAGGTGCCGCCTCCGGCGTCGCCGTGA
- a CDS encoding DUF6518 family protein yields the protein MSAAVPAAPFRRPSRAGRPPSPDRPGHQRPQRPHGASGAAGGAAGLAAVTAATAAAVMLGAATEAAQGALPTAWGPLANSVTAWVLLPAALTTAVLAALPPRGGAGRRSPAPPPVTALVTGLVTTQGLVAGYYGWAALVSGTPHAWSSVVLWSAAGLVSGTLVGVVALVRASETGALRGAATGLLAAVPLADGGRTVVLFPWQASAGWAFAAVAVVVLLVGLRRGERAAGWLTAAAAVAAGAAGFALLDAAVRIASA from the coding sequence ATGAGCGCCGCAGTCCCCGCCGCCCCGTTCCGGCGCCCGTCACGAGCCGGACGTCCCCCGTCCCCGGACCGGCCCGGCCACCAGCGCCCCCAGCGCCCCCACGGCGCCTCCGGTGCTGCCGGCGGCGCGGCGGGCCTGGCCGCGGTGACGGCCGCCACCGCGGCGGCGGTGATGCTGGGGGCGGCCACCGAGGCCGCCCAGGGAGCGCTGCCGACGGCGTGGGGCCCGCTGGCCAACTCGGTGACGGCCTGGGTGCTGCTGCCGGCTGCCCTGACCACCGCGGTGCTCGCCGCGCTGCCGCCCCGGGGCGGCGCGGGGCGGCGGTCGCCGGCCCCGCCGCCGGTGACCGCGCTCGTTACCGGGCTGGTGACCACGCAGGGCCTCGTGGCCGGCTACTACGGGTGGGCGGCGCTGGTCAGCGGCACGCCCCACGCGTGGTCGTCGGTGGTGCTGTGGTCGGCGGCGGGCCTGGTCAGCGGGACGCTGGTGGGGGTGGTGGCGCTGGTCCGCGCCTCGGAGACCGGGGCCCTGCGCGGCGCGGCCACCGGTCTGCTGGCCGCGGTCCCCCTGGCCGACGGCGGCCGGACGGTCGTGCTCTTCCCGTGGCAGGCCAGCGCGGGGTGGGCGTTCGCCGCCGTCGCCGTCGTCGTCCTGCTGGTCGGGCTGCGCCGCGGTGAGCGGGCGGCGGGGTGGTTGACGGCGGCCGCGGCGGTCGCGGCCGGGGCCGCCGGGTTCGCGCTGCTCGACGCGGCCGTGCGGATCGCCAGCGCCTGA
- the trhA gene encoding PAQR family membrane homeostasis protein TrhA: MSASQPVPSRVSAPSPAAIAPVLKPLLRGWLHAGAAPLVLAAGIVLVCVAAQRSGAATTTAVAVYAGASTLLFATSAVYHRFRWSDRARLWLMRADHGNIPLVIAGSMTPVALLGLTGGWRVGVLATVWTAALLAVAFRWLWPRCPRALHTSISLVLGWALLPALPVLLSHGGVAVFTLVLVGGALYTVGGVVYGLKRPNPWPRTFGFHEVFHALTLLAWPAHYVAISLLAYR, encoded by the coding sequence ATGAGCGCGTCCCAGCCGGTGCCCTCGCGGGTCTCCGCCCCTTCCCCCGCCGCGATCGCCCCGGTGCTCAAGCCGCTCCTGCGGGGCTGGCTCCACGCCGGCGCGGCGCCCCTGGTGCTCGCCGCCGGCATCGTGCTGGTGTGCGTGGCAGCCCAGCGCAGCGGCGCGGCCACCACCACCGCCGTGGCCGTCTACGCGGGAGCCAGCACCCTGCTGTTCGCCACCAGCGCCGTCTACCACCGCTTCCGGTGGTCGGACCGGGCGCGGCTGTGGCTGATGCGCGCCGACCACGGCAACATCCCGCTGGTCATCGCCGGGTCCATGACGCCGGTGGCGCTGCTGGGCCTCACCGGCGGCTGGCGCGTCGGGGTGCTGGCCACGGTGTGGACCGCGGCGCTGCTGGCGGTGGCGTTCCGGTGGCTGTGGCCGAGGTGCCCGCGAGCGCTGCACACGAGCATCTCCCTGGTGCTGGGCTGGGCGCTGCTGCCCGCGCTGCCGGTGCTGCTCTCCCACGGCGGGGTGGCGGTGTTCACGCTGGTCCTGGTGGGCGGCGCCCTCTACACCGTCGGCGGGGTGGTGTACGGGCTCAAGCGCCCGAACCCGTGGCCGCGGACCTTCGGCTTCCACGAGGTCTTCCACGCCCTGACGCTGCTGGCCTGGCCAGCGCACTACGTGGCCATCAGCCTGCTGGCCTACCGCTGA